The genomic interval CCATCAGATGACCAAGGACGGAGAGGGGTGATGTGATGACGATGTTGGGAGTACATGAAAGAGcatcaagggcagccctggtggcctagcgatttagcgctgccttcagccaggggtgtgatcctggagacccaggatccagtcccacgtcaggctccctgcatggagcctgcttttccctctgcctgtgtctctgcctctctctctctctgtctgtcatgaataaataaataaaatcaaaaaaaaaaaaaaaaagaaagaaagaaagaaagaaagaaagaaagaaaaagagcatcaACGTTTGGATGGGTTTAGCTGTCATTCCGTGTTGGAGACAAAAAGTTTTGCACTAAGGGAGAGATGGTGAACCAGGTCAGGAGGGCTGGCACCCCCTGGTTACCCCCCCATCCCCAGACTCACAGCAAAACATAATCACAGACTAACATTCTTTAATCACAAAGGCACTTGAGAACCCCTACAAACCCAAAGTCTCCACCAAGAGTGGTCCTGCAGATGCCCCACCCATCCGTGGCACTCAGAGTTCATCATGACCTGGAGAGGGATCCACACTGGGCTTGATGAAGATGCCTTCCATGGCCTTCCACGTATTGTGTGTATTGGCGCTGGGCATGCCATGCACTTCGTGCTGCCCACGGATGGGGCTGCCGTACTGCTCCCCAGTGACTGACAGGAACACAGAGGTGCCCACGTGCTGGAAGCGCACAGCGGCCTCCCGCTCCCAGTGCTGCCCTGAGCAGCGCACGGTCCACAGATCCAGGTCGTCACCCTCACCGTCTTCCCCAAAGGCGCTCACTTCCTATAGGTACAGGGGGTAGAAGGGCAGTGCTCATCACAGAGGGCACACTAGGTCCCCTGTGGTCCCTTTGGCAGCAGCACTCACACCCAGGGCACGGGGCCTTGGTTCCTTCCCTgtacctttctgagcctcagcttccacaGCTGCAAAAATAGGACACTACTGCCACCACCTCCAGCACCCAGTAGGCTCTTCCCAAACGGGTGTCTTCAAACACATGTACACCCTACCAAACCAGACACATCTGTCTGGGCAGTAACCCTTGGCCCTCAAGTAGCTAaggcctcctcctcctgtctccttTCTCCTCCATGTTTCCCTTcaaacttctctgagcctcacacAGCATGATGTCCAGCCCCTCAGGCTGACAGGTCTCTATTTCAGTCTTTCTTCTGACAAGTCCCCCAAGCAGCCTCTGTTCCTACCCACTCCCTCCCTAACCCCACAAGCCCCTCAAGCCCCTCCCACCCAAACTCCACCCCTCCACCTCTCCAACCCTCAGTTCCAATGAATTCCGTTGGAGCACAAGGCCCTAGTCTCCCCTCTGTGGCCTGGAGAACTCCTACTCGGCCTTCCAGACCCAGCTGGGAGTTCCTGCTCCCCTGCTGGGTTTCATATTCCCCACCCCAAAGGCCTTGTGGATCCCCTTCCAGGATCCAGCTCACCCCCCAGGACATGAGCTATCTAGCTGGATCTCCCTTCCTGTAGTCACCCCCGCAGAGgcggtgctcagtaaacatttctGGGCTGAAATGCTCATTTCGCAGAGGAAGCTGAGGCTGAGAGCCACTGACAGGAAGTCTAAATTCTGTCCCCGggccctacacacacacacacacacacacacacacacggagccTCACCTGGTTATTGGACAGCGGCGAAGGAAAGTGGTGCGTGTGCAGGTTCTTGCCGGTGAGCACGTGCGTGAGCCGAACCGCCTGCCCGCAGCGCACGGGGGACCCGCGCGGGCACCCGCCCTCCGAGCCGCCGCGGATCCGCCAGTAGCTGTTGGCGTCGTCAGACGCCTCCACGCCAGTCACCGATTGTTGGCCGCTGCCTAAGGaagagacacccccccccacgCACCCCCGGGTCGCGGTCAGTCTCTGAACCCGCTGCCCTTGACCCGGACGCCGTAAACTCCGCAGGACAACGGCTCACTCCCAACCCCCAGCTCCGGCCCTGGGCCCCCCGCTGACCTCCCGAGTCCCTTGGCCCGCAGCTCCTGGACGCCTCGCCCCCGATATCCCGAGGACCCCCCCTTAAGACGGTCCGGCCCTAGCCCCCATGGCCCCTCCCAGAAACTCCAGCcccccagcccggctcctcgACGACCCCCCGCTGCCACCCCACCTTCAGACTCCCAGCCCGGGCTCCGCCCCCCGACGATGCCCCGGGCCCCGCGCACCGGATCCGTATTTGATGTCGTGCGAGTGCAGCCGCACCCTGTGCTGCGTGTTGAACAGCTTCAGCACCGACCCGCAGGTCACGAGCCTTGCGCCGGTCTTGGCGGCACCGCTGCCCGGCACCAAGAGCGTCAGCAGCAGTCCCAGAAGCGCCGGTCCGGCAGCTCGGCCGCGGCCCGCGCTCCACATCGCCCCGGCCGAGCTCCGGCAGCTCGGGCCCACGGGACGCTTCCGTCTCCGCCACCGGCCAATCCGGCTCTGACAGAACCAGTGGAGGTAGCCAATCGCCAGCCAGCACGGCGCTCCGCCTGCATTGCCATTGGGTCGGCGTGGAGGGGATCCGCCCCCAGCTTTCCAGAGCGGCGACTGGGAGGGGGCTGGAGACACGAGGAGAGTTTTGATTGGTCCACGCTTCCGAGGCCTCACCAATGAACGCCAAGGGAAGTCTGGAGCGGCGCCAAGTGGTAAGAGAGACGCTGCCCACCTGAGCTGTAGGTTCGGGCGCCGCATCCGGGGGCCGCTGAGCTCCCGCACACCTGGCTGGGGACCTGCGGATCCTGCGGACACGTGTTCACAAAACTCCTTGATCTTGGATCCTCGGGTCTTCAATCCGATCTTCCCTGTCGGACTCTGGGTCCTCAGCTTCTGGGTGGCTGAACCCCTAGATTCTGTGGTCACAAGGCCGGTGGATCTCAGATACTGGGTCACTTGGTTCTTCAGTCCCTAGATCTCAGGATTAGTTAATTCCCTAGTCATTCGGTCACTGCCTCCTTTCTGAGAATGGGTCACCTCGGTCCCTGGATCCTGGAGTTTTTAAAGCCCCCTGCCAACTCACTGACTCTTCTCGGGGCCGAATTATATGCACTCGGCCATCGGGcagcagagggcagcagggaTCTGTGGTGCTGAGGATAATGATAGGTTTTCACCAGAAAGCCCCAAAGTTTCTTAGGAAACCAGAACTGTGGGAAGCCAAGTGACTGTGGGAACTAAGGGTAGGTCACCATGTGTGCCAGGTTTCCGATGTGAGTGGGTCGCTGTCTTCAGTGCCTTCTCGGAGGGCTTTCTGCTCAGTCTTCAAGGGCGGAAAACGTATATAcgaatgtttatttattcattggtgaaacattctgtcttttttttttttaagattttgtttatttattcacgagagacacagagacagagaggcagagacacaggaagagggagaagcaggctccatgcagggagcccgacatgggactcgatctcaggactccagaatcatgccctgggcggaaggcggtgccaaaccgcctagccacccagggctgccccattgGTGAAACATTCTTATGTTGACTTAactccaggccctgtgctgggggcCACTGGGAACTGGCTCTGGACTACATTAATCAATGGGCTGACTACCCCTGCACTTGGGGCACCaacaaagcagagagaaaagtttgTGTTTAATTAAATCATTCAGAATTTTGCATTCAGAAAATCCAGAGTAGAGCCATTTTAATTACAGCAACATGTTATTTTAGGGTTTTCATGTTTAATAGTTTCTACTTTTAATTACATATAGGAGGAGAGGTTTGATCTTTTCAGGATTTAGGGTGTCTGAATTGCTAAAGACCTGCCCTGGCATTGACAGACCCAGCACTCTCTTGAGGGGCCTCCAATCCATGGTGGAGGTGCTAGAGTATAATCTGGGAAGGAATGGATATGTCCTCTTGGACATACCAACAAGCATCACAGACTTAATTAAATGTCCCAAGCAGAATCCTTGGTCTCCTCCCTCAaacttttctcccttcccccagaATTCTGAGTCTCAGTAATGGCACCTTCATTTGCCTTGTTTCAGCCCCCAAACTGGGACTtatctttaattcttctttaccACATTTTGCACATATCACCCaacatgtcttttctttttaaatttcatttatttattcatgagagacagagagagagagagggagagagaggcagagacacaggcagagggagaagcaggctccatgcagggagcctgacgtgggactcgatcccaggactccaggaccatgacctgggccaaaggcagcgctaaaccgctgaagcACCTGGGCTGccaaacatatcttttttttttttttttaagattttatttatttggggcagcccaggtggcttaataaactaaaataaaatcttattttatttatttattcatgagagacacagtgagaaggcagaaacacaggcagagggagaagcaggctcctcacagggagcccaatgagggactcaatcccgaaactcggggatcacaccctgagtcaaaggcagacgccaacagctgagccacccaggcatacctcaCCCAACATATCTTGATGGCTCTAACTTCAAAAGAGATTATAAAGCTTCTCTCCTGCATTCCTTATCAGCTTCCTAATCCAAGCCACTCCATCTTCTGCAGATATTGACCATTGTCTCCTAACAAATTTCTGTACTTCCACTGCTCAGGCCCCTCCAAGTCATTCTCCATGAAGGAAAATGATTTATACTTAGAAAGCATATATCaggtggcacctggctggctcagtcagtagagcatatgactcttgatctaagGGTTGTAGTGAGTTCAtaccccacactgggtgtgggagcctacttgaaaaaaattaaggcagccgggtggctcagcagtttagtgccgccttcagcccagggcctgatcctggggacccgggatcaagtgccacgtcgggctcgctacgtggaacctgcttctccctctgccttgtgtctctgcctttccttctctgtgtgtgtgtgtatctcacaaataaataaaatctttaaaaaacaaatagcttatctaaaaaaaataaataataaaaaaaattttttaaatcaggggtgcctggttgactcagtcagtggaatatgcaactcttgatctcagggttgtgagttcacaCCCCAcatggctgtagagattacttaaaaataaaatatgtttttattatttaaaaaaacaaaccaaaaaaaagatttatttatttatttatttatttatttatttatttataatagagagagaaagagagagagagaggcagagacacaggaggaaggagaagcaggctccatgcaccgggagcctgatgtgtgattcgatcctgggtctccaggatcgcgccctgggccaaaggcaggcgctaaatcgctgagccacccagggatccccttaaaaataaaatcttaataaatatatatatatatgattttatttatttatttattcattcattcattcattcattcattcatgaaagacagagagagagaggcagagacacaggcagagggagaagcaggctacattcagggagcctgacgtgggactcaatcctgggactccggaatcacaccccaagccaaatgtagatgctcaaccactgagacatccaggtgtccctaaaaataaaatcttaaaaaaaaaaaaaaaaagcatacattaAATCATGCCAGGCACCTGCTTAAAGCTGCCAACAGCTTCCTGTTGCATGTAAAACCAGAGGGTGAGAACGCAGCAGGCAATCTCCCCGACAGGCAAAAACAGGATTCTGAGGGCAGCACAGACTCCGAACTGGATTGGAGAAGCCAACATGGTTCTCCCTCGACTTTCTCATGGCCTCATGCCTTCTCGTTGCTGTTCCCTTTCCCTACCTTCCTCCTGCAGACCACCTACCCCAGCTCACTGTATGAGCAGATGCTCAGGGTGAATTATATTCTCTCCACAGACCTCCACTTTCCAGCCAGTTTGTCTTCAGGTTCAGATTCTCATCTGCTCAACTCAGTTCCAGGGACTGCTGTTCAAGGTGCAATCAGCtacaaggtgggggtgggggtgggtgatggtggtggtgatgtggTGGTGGTAGTTCTCCAAATATGTCTACTAACATTTCCTCCCATCGCTGTAAGTGTAAGCTGCTTCTCTCATCATGACACGGACTCTCTCATCAAGACATTGAATCTGGGCAGGCATGGGAATTCGCTTTGACCAGGAGAATGGCACAGAAATGCTGTTTGGGGACTTCTGAGCACAAGCTGTGAGAGGACCAGTGgttcttgcttcctctctctagGAAGCCAGCTGCTGCCCTGTGCTGTAAGGAAGTGCAGGCTAGATGATTGGTCAGGAGCCTTGGGGAAAGACACTGGGTGGGCAGAGGCCACGTGGGGTGTTCTGGTCTCAGTCATGCCCCCAGCTGGACACAACACTTAAGAGACTGCCTACACCACTGCCAGCTGAGCCTGCCAAGCTCCAGCATCGGGAAAAATGATGACTGTGTTTGAAGCCACTTAAGCCTTGGAGTGGTTACACAGCAACGGATACCTGAAACAGGAGCTAAGGTCACATGCCTTTAGCACAGTGTACCGGTAGTTCCCAAAGAGGCTGGTTCCACTCCAGGGACATTCTCTAGACATGTGCCTCGGAGGCCAGGGTGGGGATATGTTCTCTTTTCCCCTTGAGGACTTGGCAGAGAGACCTGGAAAGTTGGCGGTATCATGCCAGCTGGTGTGTCTCAGAGCCCTAGGGCTCCCCTCCAGGCTCTTTTCTGCAGACAGGATTTCTTGCCTCTCTGGAGAAGGGTAGAAGATGGCTGCTCCACACTGTCCACACTTGTCTTTAGCAATCAGTGCAAATTGCACCAGAATCTCTCAGTCTgtcttgggggtgcctggctggcttagttggaagagcatgcgactcttgatctctggcttgtgagttcaagctccacattaggtgtaaaaatcactaaaaataaacttaaaaaaaaaaatctctcagttCATCCCAGTTGCAAGATCCTGGGGAAAAGACCTGACTGGTGTAACCTGGAATAGGGATGTGTCAAGAAGACTAATCGACTGTGGCCAAGTGGTATGGCAAGGAGGACATAAaaggtggtggtggcagtgggtgGCCTCAGAGAATGGGCCTTATGCTGAGCATATGCCCTAAAAGATCCTTGCCACAAGAGCTTTCTGGAAAAATGGGTTCCTGACCCACTCACCTTAGGAATTGGTCCCTCTGGCTGGGAGCAGAGAATGTCTCTCTCCCCGAATTGCAGGTCATGGAAGTGGTATGGAAGGTCCTCTCTGCCCCGCTCCAGAGCAGCTCTATAATTGCTGTATCCTCACATGTGGGCCACTGAGCACAGTCAGGCTGGGTTGAGCAGACTTGGGCTCTGTACACCCAGGAGGGACCCAGGGGGAGATGTGAGACACCTGCCAGTCTCTCTGCATTGGCAGCCTACACGGCAAGGCAGAGTGGAGCACCTTCAGGTTCTCTCTTGCCCACAAGGGCTGCAGGATAGTGGAGAGAGGTCAAGTGGCTCCCTGGGTGAAGATACctaaatagggggatccctgggtggcgcagcggtttggcacctgcctttggcccagggcgcaatcctggagaccagggatcgaatcccacatcgggctcccggtgcatggagcctgcttcgccctctgcctatgtctctgcctctctctctttctctctctgtgactatcataaataaataaaaatttaaaaaaagtaaaaaaaaaaaaagatgcctaaaTAGGGGCACAGAATGGCTGCCCTGGAAAGGCGGAGAGAGGGAGGGTGCTCAGCTGGCTGCACAGGATGCCCAGAAGCCCCAGGAGAAACTTGGAGAGGAGACCTGCCAATCATGGCCCCAGCGAAGTCTGCAGAGCCTTCCAGAGAGCTGTCTGGCCCAGGGGCACTGCTGAAAGGGTAGTCACATGGTCAGCCTGGGGCAGCCTCCTAGGGACCTACTTGGACCCTCCAGACTGAGGAATTGGAGCCGGGAAATACAAATTACAATGACGGGTAGTTCTGGGGGCATCAGGAAAGGGTGGATGCATGGTTCCCCGTAGGAATGTGAGGATGTGGCATGTCAAAGGGAGCAGATTGCTGCCCTGGCAGAGGAGGAGTCCTCTGGCAGCAGGAACGATGTTGCTCAGGGGCTGTTAGGAAAAGGGACCACGAGTCCTAAGAGGCTTGAAAAGCCAGGAAGGAGCGCCTTGGAACTGAGAAGAGCCACAAGCCGACTTGTGTTCAAGCAGAGCATGGGAGGTCAGGGGGTCAGGGCATGGCAGCTTTGAGGAAGGCCTGCCAAGGTATCACTCCAGGGCGGGTGCTCAGGCCTGTGGAAGTGCAGCTGAACTCTGGACAAAAACATCTTGCTCCAGCAACACAAGCTTTATTTCTCCTGTTGGCTCCCCCGACAGGCTAGCAGAGGTCCTCGTGGACATTCAGCCCACCCTGACGGCTTGGGGCAGGAgccggctgggggtgggggtgggggtagcacTCCACTGGAgcaagaggaggagcagggaaTCAAGCGCTGGGTGCTGGGGAGCTGGGGCCTCACGGAGGGTCACTGTGACTCGTGTTCGTGGAGTCGCTGACGTCCGCCTCCACTTGAGGCTCGGGGAGAGCTCTGGGGCGTGCCCTCGTCTGGGAAGTCCTCACCCTggtcctcatcttcctcctcattGCTCTGACTGTCCCCGTCTACTAATTCCTGGCTCTGATTAGCGCCCACGCTCGTGGGCCCCTGCTCCTCGGCTCCAGCATCCTCCTGAGCCCAGAGCAGCCGAAGGTCCGGCAGCTCACTGTGGAGGCTGGGCTCGGTGGCCTCCGCCGGgtcggcgcggggggcgggctcCGGCCCCGTGGAGGGGGACTCGGTGCTGCTGTGCCCCGCCCCCTGGTGGGCGGGGCCGCGTTGGGAGCTGCGCTGGGAGGCGGAGTCATGCTGGGAGGCTTGTCGCGACAGCTGCCGGGCCCACTCGGCCTCCTCCAGCTTGCGCAGCAGGCAGTTCCAGTTGATCTTTGAGGACAGGCAGATGCGGGAGCCCTTCACCTTCTTGAAGCCCAGGAAGAGGTCCATGAGCGTCTCGGTGACGGGGAAGGAGATGAAGCCCAGCTGCTTGGAGAGGTTCTTCTCGAACTTGTACTTGTAGATGACCAGGGACACAACCTTCTCCACTAAGTAGCTGACGAGCTCCTCGTACACGGGGTTGGGGAAGTGGGACAGGGTGGACTTGGATGAGATGGAGGGTAGTGTCTTCTTCACGAACCTGTAATTAGGGCTCTGTGCAACAgccagggagggaaagggagacacgTCATGCCATTCCCGATGCCTTGGGATGCCCCTCATACCCAGAGCACCTTCCACATCACCCACACAAATGCCACGCTTGTCACACTAGGGGTATGGCCTTGCCACATCTGCTATGCTGTCTCAATCAACAGCTGAGCCCAGGTCCTGCATGTCAGCCACACCCTCACACTTACCACATGGGCCGCACACCAGCCACACCAGTCAGGCCTGTGGCAAGGCTGGTGATGTCAGTCAGGATGTTAGCCAAACTGGAGCCTGGATAACCTGGACTCTGGCAGGTTCTCCCCTGGGTCAAGGTTCAGAGGAGGGAAGCCTGCCTGGGTCTTCATAGGTGAGACAAGGGTCAGGCAGGGACTGTGCTGGGGAACTACCAGGGTGAAGCCACCTAGGTCTTCTCCATACCCTTCCTGAGCAATTCCCTCTCAGCAGACACGCTGAAGAGTCCTGTCCTAGGtagtagaagcagagggagctggaCCTAGGATGCAGAGCCCCATTCTGACTTAGGCTGCTGTCCACAAGGAACAAGACACTGCCCACATAGAAGGGCCTCTGAGATTCACATGCAAACATTACAAAAAATACTCAGAATGAAACGTAGGCTTTATTCAATCTTTGACAACACCTGGCAGTAACTAGGCCAGGTGGTTTCCACTGTGCAGGTCAAGATAGCCATGACAGTGGCTGCTAAGGGTGGTAGCTAAAGGAGCCCTTCCCACGCAAACCCTTCCCTAACCCACCTAGCTCCACCCTTAAGGTCATCTCTGGACGCAGTGAAACAGCAGATGGGGAGATGCCTCTAACCACTGAGGAGGGAAGTGGTGAAAACAAAGGAAGGTGGTGGGAGAAGCCAGGGTAGGGGGAGGTGAGAGGAGGTATGTCCTGGATTGTGGACTGGGTCTGGCTGGAGGGCCCTTCCACCACGATCCCTGGGATAGGCAGAGGGTGGTATAGGCTCTGCCAGGGATTGGCCTTCTGGCTGGAGTTTGGGGGCCCAGAAGAAGGCATGGGTGGTCTCTGTAGTTTAGGGTCCTTGCCAGGAGCCTCCTGACTGGGATGGGGTGAGGGAACCTTGGGTTCTTCTGTGGGTGTCACCTCAACCCTTAatctgttggccacctgggcACTAGACAGAGGGGATCCACCTTCCTTGGATTTGGCCTGTCCTCTGCCCTTGGTGCTCTTTCTTCGAATCATCTTGGAGCTGGAGACTCTGATGGGAAGCACATTGTAAGTCTCCTCCCCATCAGTGGGTGTGGCTGGCTTGGAGTCTTGCACTGAGTCAGAATTGGGTTCTGGCTTGGAGTCTTGCACTGAGTCAGAATTGGGTTCTGTTGCAGGCTCCCATTCTGAAGGGAAGAGAGGGCAGCCATCGTGACGTCGGGCTCCACTGAGCTTGTCCACGGCCTGGCGGACCACACTCTGCAAGGCAGGGAAGAGGTGGTGCTCAGCCAGGAAGTCCAGGGTCCGATGGGGCTCACGGAATGAACAGTAGCCAGGCAGGTCAAAGGACACTGGCTGGTTCAACAAGGACTTGATCTCCTTACAACGCTCTCGCTTGAGGAAAGTCAGTTCCCGTTCTACAGGCCCTAGCTCTGATGTTTGGGCTGTGCCAGTGCTTGAGCCCAgcaggcctgagaaccaggacaGAGGTGGCTCCTGGGTCCGCTGGCTGCTGGCCTGGCTGCCCAGTGAGTcccacagcagggagtctgtccgGAAGCAGGACCGACCTATGCCTTTCTGCGGAGAAAGGGGGACTTTCAGGTGCATCCAAGAGCAGCCAAGCCAGGCCTaagcctggccctgggctggggtccatcctccccaccctgggccaTGCCCCTAGATCTCACCCCTCTGTTCTCCAGCTTCAGCAGCCTTTTGAGGTTCTTCTCCAGCAAAAGTTTGTCTCTCATGGGTGGCAGTGAGCCCATGCCACGGGCTCCCAGGTCACTGTCCTGGCTGTGGGAGCCCAGCCAGCCAGCTGTGAAGCTGCTATGGGAGTCGGACATGGAGCTGGAGGAGGATGGGTAGTTGTTGGGACGTCCAGTGCAGAGGCTGGGTCGGGCACGGTGTCGGTGTACAGTACTAAGGCTAGGCCGGGCACGAACCCGCTGCCCACCCCTTGGCACCTCTATTGGGTCCTGCACCTCCACCAGCGGCACCCCAGCCTCTGTCTTCATGGTGGTCATGCGCTCAGTTGCTTCCTCCACCACCGTCTGTAGGCTGTCTAGCACCTGACCCTCGACAAGAAAATCCAGGAAGCTACCAAAGGGCCGAGGGTCCCTTGGGTTTCGTCTGTGGCCACGGAGCCCCGAGCTGTCTGCGTGGGTGTACCTTGATGGTGGGTGTGGCATGTGGCCCGACTTGTAGGCTTGCCCCATTTCCAGGAAGGGTGGCTTCTTAGGTGGCTGCACCAGAGGAGACAGGCATGTCACATAGGGCAGGGATGTTCCACAGGGCTAGGGGTCCCTCGGAGTCCTCCTAGGGCACCAGGAGTTGAGTGGGAGTGGGTAATGGGAGAAGGTGTGTCTTGGAGTCAGCAGGTTCCTGGATCTGGACCCTGGCTCTGCTGCCACATGGTGTGACACCATGGGCATGATGGCCTCTCTTGAGGTCcaatttcctcttctgcaaagtgGGGATCAATTTTGGATCACCCCAATGCTCTCCTGCCacatatatttcatgtatatgaGATGTGGCCAGGGAGTCTGAAAGCCCACTTTGCCCTCACACAGGGCAGGAATGGGCAATCACGAACTCCTCTGAGTTCTACTTGGGCACCTCACTTGTCCTCTGAGCAGACCAGCCCTACCTCCACTGTACAGACCACCTGTGGTCCTGACCCCTGGGCCCCCCATGGCTGCTTCTGAAGCTTTGAGCCTTGGGCCCTGAGTAGACTCCAT from Canis aureus isolate CA01 chromosome 27, VMU_Caureus_v.1.0, whole genome shotgun sequence carries:
- the SDF2L1 gene encoding stromal cell-derived factor 2-like protein 1, which produces MWSAGRGRAAGPALLGLLLTLLVPGSGAAKTGARLVTCGSVLKLFNTQHRVRLHSHDIKYGSGSGQQSVTGVEASDDANSYWRIRGGSEGGCPRGSPVRCGQAVRLTHVLTGKNLHTHHFPSPLSNNQEVSAFGEDGEGDDLDLWTVRCSGQHWEREAAVRFQHVGTSVFLSVTGEQYGSPIRGQHEVHGMPSANTHNTWKAMEGIFIKPSVDPSPGHDEL
- the CCDC116 gene encoding coiled-coil domain-containing protein 116 isoform X3; the encoded protein is MWAGRRRRGGEGLIWVPPPAIVPGAGRPCEPIRTQHVNKQAGQVRVTPELSVRTRERVQTPLTGTQRGADSERNPWLCSGTGEKRRIAGRSTLTMTSCHHHSGYLADDEAGHTTYVARPPKKPPFLEMGQAYKSGHMPHPPSRYTHADSSGLRGHRRNPRDPRPFGSFLDFLVEGQVLDSLQTVVEEATERMTTMKTEAGVPLVEVQDPIEVPRGGQRVRARPSLSTVHRHRARPSLCTGRPNNYPSSSSSMSDSHSSFTAGWLGSHSQDSDLGARGMGSLPPMRDKLLLEKNLKRLLKLENRGSVVRQAVDKLSGARRHDGCPLFPSEWEPATEPNSDSVQDSKPEPNSDSVQDSKPATPTDGEETYNVLPIRVSSSKMIRRKSTKGRGQAKSKEGGSPLSSAQVANRLRVEVTPTEEPKVPSPHPSQEAPGKDPKLQRPPMPSSGPPNSSQKANPWQSLYHPLPIPGIVVEGPSSQTQSTIQDIPPLTSPYPGFSHHLPLFSPLPSSVVRGISPSAVSLRPEMTLRVELGGLGKGLRGKGSFSYHP
- the CCDC116 gene encoding coiled-coil domain-containing protein 116 isoform X2 — protein: MTSCHHHSGYLADDEAGHTTYVARPPKKPPFLEMGQAYKSGHMPHPPSRYTHADSSGLRGHRRNPRDPRPFGSFLDFLVEGQVLDSLQTVVEEATERMTTMKTEAGVPLVEVQDPIEVPRGGQRVRARPSLSTVHRHRARPSLCTGRPNNYPSSSSSMSDSHSSFTAGWLGSHSQDSDLGARGMGSLPPMRDKLLLEKNLKRLLKLENRGKGIGRSCFRTDSLLWDSLGSQASSQRTQEPPLSWFSGLLGSSTGTAQTSELGPVERELTFLKRERCKEIKSLLNQPVSFDLPGYCSFREPHRTLDFLAEHHLFPALQSVVRQAVDKLSGARRHDGCPLFPSEWEPATEPNSDSVQDSKPEPNSDSVQDSKPATPTDGEETYNVLPIRVSSSKMIRRKSTKGRGQAKSKEGGSPLSSAQVANRLRVEVTPTEEPKVPSPHPSQEAPGKDPKLQRPPMPSSGPPNSSQKANPWQSLYHPLPIPGIVVEGPSSQTQSTIQDIPPLTSPYPGFSHHLPLFSPLPSSVVRGISPSAVSLRPEMTLRVELGGLGKGLRGKGSFSYHP
- the CCDC116 gene encoding coiled-coil domain-containing protein 116 isoform X1; amino-acid sequence: MWAGRRRRGGEGLIWVPPPAIVPGAGRPCEPIRTQHVNKQAGQVRVTPELSVRTRERVQTPLTGTQRGADSERNPWLCSGTGEKRRIAGRSTLTMTSCHHHSGYLADDEAGHTTYVARPPKKPPFLEMGQAYKSGHMPHPPSRYTHADSSGLRGHRRNPRDPRPFGSFLDFLVEGQVLDSLQTVVEEATERMTTMKTEAGVPLVEVQDPIEVPRGGQRVRARPSLSTVHRHRARPSLCTGRPNNYPSSSSSMSDSHSSFTAGWLGSHSQDSDLGARGMGSLPPMRDKLLLEKNLKRLLKLENRGKGIGRSCFRTDSLLWDSLGSQASSQRTQEPPLSWFSGLLGSSTGTAQTSELGPVERELTFLKRERCKEIKSLLNQPVSFDLPGYCSFREPHRTLDFLAEHHLFPALQSVVRQAVDKLSGARRHDGCPLFPSEWEPATEPNSDSVQDSKPEPNSDSVQDSKPATPTDGEETYNVLPIRVSSSKMIRRKSTKGRGQAKSKEGGSPLSSAQVANRLRVEVTPTEEPKVPSPHPSQEAPGKDPKLQRPPMPSSGPPNSSQKANPWQSLYHPLPIPGIVVEGPSSQTQSTIQDIPPLTSPYPGFSHHLPLFSPLPSSVVRGISPSAVSLRPEMTLRVELGGLGKGLRGKGSFSYHP
- the LOC144299440 gene encoding uncharacterized protein LOC144299440, producing the protein MERAKSRSPNYRFVKKTLPSISSKSTLSHFPNPVYEELVSYLVEKVVSLVIYKYKFEKNLSKQLGFISFPVTETLMDLFLGFKKVKGSRICLSSKINWNCLLRKLEEAEWARQLSRQASQHDSASQRSSQRGPAHQGAGHSSTESPSTGPEPAPRADPAEATEPSLHSELPDLRLLWAQEDAGAEEQGPTSVGANQSQELVDGDSQSNEEEDEDQGEDFPDEGTPQSSPRASSGGGRQRLHEHESQ
- the CCDC116 gene encoding coiled-coil domain-containing protein 116 isoform X4, which produces MGQAYKSGHMPHPPSRYTHADSSGLRGHRRNPRDPRPFGSFLDFLVEGQVLDSLQTVVEEATERMTTMKTEAGVPLVEVQDPIEVPRGGQRVRARPSLSTVHRHRARPSLCTGRPNNYPSSSSSMSDSHSSFTAGWLGSHSQDSDLGARGMGSLPPMRDKLLLEKNLKRLLKLENRGKGIGRSCFRTDSLLWDSLGSQASSQRTQEPPLSWFSGLLGSSTGTAQTSELGPVERELTFLKRERCKEIKSLLNQPVSFDLPGYCSFREPHRTLDFLAEHHLFPALQSVVRQAVDKLSGARRHDGCPLFPSEWEPATEPNSDSVQDSKPEPNSDSVQDSKPATPTDGEETYNVLPIRVSSSKMIRRKSTKGRGQAKSKEGGSPLSSAQVANRLRVEVTPTEEPKVPSPHPSQEAPGKDPKLQRPPMPSSGPPNSSQKANPWQSLYHPLPIPGIVVEGPSSQTQSTIQDIPPLTSPYPGFSHHLPLFSPLPSSVVRGISPSAVSLRPEMTLRVELGGLGKGLRGKGSFSYHP